A region of the Cricetulus griseus strain 17A/GY chromosome 7, alternate assembly CriGri-PICRH-1.0, whole genome shotgun sequence genome:
agctacggctgttatacaaagaaaccctacctcaaaaaaaacaacaaaaataaagtcaggcgttggtggcgcatgcctttaatcccagcactcgggaggcagaggctggtggatctctggtctccagaacgagtgccaggataggctccaaagctacacagggtttctgtctcgaaaaaccaaaaaaaaaaaaaaaaaaaaaaaaaggggggggctggagagatgagatggctcaaaggttaagagcgcagactgctcttccagaggtcctgagttcaattcccagcaaccacatggtggctcacaaccatctgtaatgagatctggtgccctcttctggtgtgcagatagacatggaagcagaatgttgtatacataataaataaaatcttttttaaaaatgtttaaaaaaaccccaaaaataaataaatagaatgttaCCTGTTAAACACAataggtggcacatgcctttagtcccagcacttaaaaggtagaagcaggtggatgtctatGATTTCAAAGCTATCATGGTTTATGTagcatgttccaggccagccagagccacacagcaaGGCCCTGAGGACTTGACAAAACAAAATCTcctcccaccaaaaaaaaacgaaacaaaacctAACAAAATGGCACCCACCTGTCAATATGCTAAACCAGAAAGGGACAAAGCACCAACCATCATTACCCAGGCTATGTCATAGCTCTTCTGAGACACTGGGACCCTTCCAGACACTGCCCACTTCCTTGTCACCAAGTGTCATTTCTCACCATTCCACCAGAGCCTCCTCCAGCCCCCAGGGTAGAAAGACAGGCACAGGCATATGGTTTAGAGAAACGTTGTTTAATGGTAAAGCTTAGCACACTCCAGCACCAGGACTGGCATGGAGTCGAAGCAGCAGGGATGGCTGGCTGACCCCATGGAGCCTCACATGgcgaagaggatgaggaaggcgACCATCAAACAGAAGAGCCCCATGGCCTCAGACAGGGCAAAGCCCAGAATGGCATAGGAGAAGAGCTGTTGCTTGAGAGACGGGTTCCTGCCAGGGATAGGAAAGGGTGAGGGTACAGGGGAAGGGACGGGAGGGTGCTACTATTCCGAAAGGGTCTGCCTACATAGGTACCTACACCTTCCCTGGGGACATGGATAGGAAAGGAAACTAACAACTTGGCAAGTTCACATGTGTTGGATGGGACACATACTTTAACTCTGACTCAGGTCATGGGAGAAATAAGAGGTAAATAACATAAACTTGAAGGATCCCTTCCTGCCCTAATGGGGTGGAACTTATACTGAGATATACAGTGGGCAGTCCCAAACTTACCTGGCATAACCAATAATCAAGCTACCAAATACTGTTCCAATGCCAGCCCCTGATCCAGCCACACCAACTGTGGCAGCCCCAGCACCAATGAACTTGGCAGCTGTGTCAATGTCCCGGGAAACAACACTGGTCTGGAATTCCCGTCTGGCCACCTGGAGAGGGGAGCTGCTGCAGGAAGGCTAGAAgatagggaaggagggagggagtgagggagaaaggagacagagaggcatCTGTCAGGTGGCTGGCTCCACTCACCCCACCCACCTGAGCTAAGAAACAGCTGGTGACAGCCACAAGGGCAGAACACACTGCTTGCAGGGAGAATGTCAGCCCTAGGACGTTTTCAAGCAGGGCTAGTCACACTAGGACTGTCATTTTGAGTCTTGGAATTACAAGAGCTTCACAGCTTTTCTAATTCCCCTAAAAGCCATTTAGTTAACTGGAAGGACCATTGCCTAGGGAGATCCTGAGAGGCCTTACTTCCTTACCTGTTTAGATGGGGCCTCTGGTCTACTCAAGAGGGAGGCAGACAAAGGCCTGATTAGACCCCTGGTACAGGAGCGGATCTGTAAAATCAGAAACATATATTGctccaaatcaaacaaaaaaaataaacaaccccACCCTAATTGACTAGTCTGTCAAAACCTGTCCAATGAATTTCCAGGTCacttaatttattcttctttctctcaGGTAGGT
Encoded here:
- the Atp5mc1 gene encoding ATP synthase F(0) complex subunit C1, mitochondrial, coding for MQTTKALLVTPVLIRSCTRGLIRPLSASLLSRPEAPSKQPSCSSSPLQVARREFQTSVVSRDIDTAAKFIGAGAATVGVAGSGAGIGTVFGSLIIGYARNPSLKQQLFSYAILGFALSEAMGLFCLMVAFLILFAM